The genomic stretch CGCTCGCAACCAACGAGGAACGGTTCGAGGAGTTGCGGCGCAGCGCGTCGATGGCGAAAGTCTTCGGGCTGAAGGTGGAGGTGGTCACGCCTGCCACGATCAAGGCCCAGGTCCCGCTGCTTCACACCGAAGACGTGCTCGGGGGCATCCACATTCCGACCGACGGCTACGCCAACGCGGTGGACATCACCAATGCGCTGGCCAAGGGCGCCGGCGCCGCCGGTGCGCGCATCTTTCAGAACGTACCGGTCACGGCCATCCGCACCTCTGCCGGAAGCGTCACCGGCGTAAGCACCGACCGCGGCGATATCGACGCGGACTGCGTGGTGCTGTGCGCCGGCATGTGGACCCGTGAACTGGCGGCGAGCGTCGGGGTGAACGTGCCGCTGCATGCCTGCGAGCACTACTACGCTCTGTTCGAATCGGTGGAGGGCCTGGACTCCAGCTTTCCTGTCGTGCGCGACTACGACGCCTGCGCCTACTACAAGTACGACGCGGGCAAGCTGATGCTGGGGGCGTTCGAACCCAATGCCCGCCCCTGGGCCACCGAGGGCATCCCCGAGGACTTCTGTTTCGACGAGATCGACGGCAGCCTGGAACACTTCGAGCCGATCCTGGAGCAAGCGCTTGTTCGCGTTCCGGCGCTGGAGTCCGCCGGGCTGGACACGTTCTTCTGCGGTCCCGAGAGTTTTACGCCGGACGTGCGCTACCACATCGGCCAGGCGCCCGAACTCGACAATTGCTTCGTGGCGGCGGGACTCAATTCCATCGGCCTGCAGTCGGCCGGCGGCATCGGCAGGGTGATCTCCGAGTGGATTCGTCTCGGCCACCCGCCGAAGGATCTCTGGGAAGTGGATGTGCGCCGCAACCAGCCCTTCCAGCGCAATCGCAAGTACCTGCGCGAACGCGTATCCGAGAGCCTCGGGCTGCTGTACGCCACGCACTACCCCTATCGTCAGTACGACACCGCCCGCGGGGTCCGCAAATCGCCGCTCTACGATCGCCTGAAGACCATCGGCGCCTGCCACGGAGAGCTTGCGGGCTGGGAGCGGCCCAACTGGTACGCGCCGGACCCGGCGCTGGCCGTTTACGAGTATAGCTACGGGCGCCAGAACTGGTTCGAACATTCCGCGGCGGAGCACCGGGCAGTACGCGAGAAGGCGGGTCTGTTCGACCAGTCCTCGTTCGCCAAGTTCCGGCTTGAGGGTGGCGATGCTGCCCGGGTGCTCAATTTCGTCTGCGCAAACGATGTCGACGTGCGCCCCGGCCGCATCGTTTACACCCAGTGGCTCAACGACCGGGGCGGCATCGAAGCGGACCTCACCGTCACCCGGCTGGCCGAAGACTGCTTCCTGATCGTGACCGCCGCGGCCACCGAATTCCGGGATTTCGACTGGTTGCAAAGGCACATTCCGGCCGGCGCCCGCTGCGTGCTGACCAACGTTACTTCGGCCATGGGAGTGATTTCGATCATGGGCCCGAACGCCCGGGCGCTGTTGCAATCGTTGACTCCGAACGATCTCTCGCACGAAGCCTTCCCGTTCGCCCACAGCCGCGAAATAGAGCTCGGTTACGCCCGGGTGCGGGCTTCCCGGATCACCTACGTCGGCGAACTCGGCTGGGAACTCTACGTCCCCACCGAGTTCGTGGCCGGCGTTTACGACACCATCGTCGCCGCGGGCGAACCGTTCGGCCTGACCCACGCCGGCTACCACGCGCTGGATTCGCTGCGCATCGAAAAGGCCTATCGCCACTGGGGCCACGACATCACCGACGAGGACACTCCGCTGGAGGCGGGCCTGGGCTTTACCCTGAAGTTCGACAAGCCGGGCGGGTTCATCGGACGGGAGGCGCTGCTCAGGGACAAGGCCGCGCCGCCGGCGAAGCGAATGTTGCAGTTCCGGCTGCTGGACCCGGTCCCGCTGCTCTACCACAATGAACCGATCTGGCGCGATGACGACCTGGTCGGTCACGTCACTTCCGGCGCTTACGGCCACACGCTCGGCGGCGCCATCGGACTCGGATACGTCGATACGGCCAAGGCGCCGGACCCGGCCAAGGGGGACTTCCGCATCGAAGTGGCCGGCAAACGAATACCGGCAGAGGTATCTTCAATCCCGATGTACGATCCCAAAAACAAACGCATTCGCCGCTGACCGGGACGGCGGGGCGGCATACTGGCCAGGATCATGGAAACGATTGGAAACTATATTGACGGCAGACGGGTCGCGAGTGCGTCCGGGCGCGTCGCGCCGGTTTACAACCCGGCGACCGGAGAGCGGCGCCGCAACGTCGCGCTTTCGAGCGAAGAAGAAGCGCGCTCCGCCATTGCGGCGGCACTTGAGGCCTTTGCGTCCTGGAAGGCGGTCACGCCACTGAACCGGGCCCGGGTGATGTTCGCGTTCAAGGCGCTGATCGAGGAACATCGCGACGAACTGGCCGAACTCATTACGATGGAACACGGCAAGGTGCTCTCCGATGCGCGCAATGAACTGGGGCGCGGACTCGAGGTCGTGGAGTTCGCAACGGGGATACCGCATCTGCTCAAGGGCGAGCACAGCCTGAACGTGGGACGGGGCGTGGACGGTTACAGCCTCATGCAGCCGCTTGGCGTTTGCGCCGGGATCAGCCCGTTCAATTTCCCGGCAATGGTGCCCATGTGGATGTTCCCGGTGGCCATCGCCTGCGGCAACACCTTCGTGATGAAGCCGTCGGAGAAAGACCCGTCGGTGACGTTGCGGCTGGCCGAACTTCTGACCGAGGCGGGACTTCCGGACGGGGTCTTCAATATTGTCAACGGCGACAAGGCCGCGGTTGACGTCCTGCTGACGGATGATCGCGTCGAGGCGGTCAGTTTCGTGGGATCGACTCCGGTCGCGAAATACGTATATGCAACCGCGGGAGCATGCGGGAAACGCGTGCAGGCGCTGGGCGGCGCAAAGAACCACATGCTCGTCATGCCCGACGCCGATCCCGACCAGGTCGTGCATTCGCTGATGGGCGCCGCCTATGGCTCGGCCGGCGAACGCTGCATGGCGATTTCCGTGGCGGTCTGCGTCGGGGACGACGTGGCCGACCGGCTGGTGGGCCGACTGGAGCGCGAGATCGATTCGCTGCGCGTGGGCCCGGGATACGGCCTTGAGCACGAAGCCCAGATGGGTCCGCTGATTTCGGCGGAGCATGCGGACAGGGTGCGCGCCTATATCGACAGCGGCGTCGAGGAAGGCGCCGCGCTCCGCCGTGATGGCCGTGACTTCAGGTTTTCCGGGGAGAATCGCGGTTTCTTTGTCGGCCCGACGCTGTTCGATCACGTCAAGCGCGGCATGCGCATCTACGACGAGGAAATCTTCGGACCCGTGCTCAGCGTCGTGCGCGTGGACACCCGCGACGAAGCGGTCCGCCTGATCAATGAGCATGAATACGGCAACGGCACCGCCATCTTCACGCGCGACGGGGACAGCGCACGCCGTTTCTGCGAGGAGATACAGGTAGGAATGGTTGGAGTCAATGTGCCGATCCCGGTGCCGATGGCGTTTCACAGCTTCGGTGGCTGGAAACGATCCCTGTTCGGCCCGCTGC from Gammaproteobacteria bacterium encodes the following:
- a CDS encoding CoA-acylating methylmalonate-semialdehyde dehydrogenase, whose translation is METIGNYIDGRRVASASGRVAPVYNPATGERRRNVALSSEEEARSAIAAALEAFASWKAVTPLNRARVMFAFKALIEEHRDELAELITMEHGKVLSDARNELGRGLEVVEFATGIPHLLKGEHSLNVGRGVDGYSLMQPLGVCAGISPFNFPAMVPMWMFPVAIACGNTFVMKPSEKDPSVTLRLAELLTEAGLPDGVFNIVNGDKAAVDVLLTDDRVEAVSFVGSTPVAKYVYATAGACGKRVQALGGAKNHMLVMPDADPDQVVHSLMGAAYGSAGERCMAISVAVCVGDDVADRLVGRLEREIDSLRVGPGYGLEHEAQMGPLISAEHADRVRAYIDSGVEEGAALRRDGRDFRFSGENRGFFVGPTLFDHVKRGMRIYDEEIFGPVLSVVRVDTRDEAVRLINEHEYGNGTAIFTRDGDSARRFCEEIQVGMVGVNVPIPVPMAFHSFGGWKRSLFGPLHMHGPDGVRFYTRMKSVTARWPEGPSASAEFSMPTMK
- a CDS encoding FAD-dependent oxidoreductase, translating into MIVIGGGVIGCSVAYHLARDGVADVVLLERRQLTSGTTWHAAGLVGQLRTSINMTELARYTSELYLRLEAETGQATGYRRCGSYSLATNEERFEELRRSASMAKVFGLKVEVVTPATIKAQVPLLHTEDVLGGIHIPTDGYANAVDITNALAKGAGAAGARIFQNVPVTAIRTSAGSVTGVSTDRGDIDADCVVLCAGMWTRELAASVGVNVPLHACEHYYALFESVEGLDSSFPVVRDYDACAYYKYDAGKLMLGAFEPNARPWATEGIPEDFCFDEIDGSLEHFEPILEQALVRVPALESAGLDTFFCGPESFTPDVRYHIGQAPELDNCFVAAGLNSIGLQSAGGIGRVISEWIRLGHPPKDLWEVDVRRNQPFQRNRKYLRERVSESLGLLYATHYPYRQYDTARGVRKSPLYDRLKTIGACHGELAGWERPNWYAPDPALAVYEYSYGRQNWFEHSAAEHRAVREKAGLFDQSSFAKFRLEGGDAARVLNFVCANDVDVRPGRIVYTQWLNDRGGIEADLTVTRLAEDCFLIVTAAATEFRDFDWLQRHIPAGARCVLTNVTSAMGVISIMGPNARALLQSLTPNDLSHEAFPFAHSREIELGYARVRASRITYVGELGWELYVPTEFVAGVYDTIVAAGEPFGLTHAGYHALDSLRIEKAYRHWGHDITDEDTPLEAGLGFTLKFDKPGGFIGREALLRDKAAPPAKRMLQFRLLDPVPLLYHNEPIWRDDDLVGHVTSGAYGHTLGGAIGLGYVDTAKAPDPAKGDFRIEVAGKRIPAEVSSIPMYDPKNKRIRR